From the Caldicellulosiruptoraceae bacterium PP1 genome, the window ATGTTACATCAATAGCCTTATTAAAATAATCTACATTTATTTTTTTAATATTATCATTTACAGAAAAATCTACGTCATATATGTTTGAAGCTTTATTTGGAAATATTAAATAATCTGGGTTTTTGATAAATGATAACTGCACGTAAACCTTGCTTAAATTGCTCTGTGAAGATAGCTTCTTTAAAACATCTACATCAATAGCTTGCGGTGAAAAACTTATTGTAGAATCATCTAATTTTATAAGTACTGTCTTATTTAAAGAAATTACTGATTTTAATACATCCAATCTAACCTTAAATGTAAATCTTCTTATTGATGAGTCATTCCTCTTTGTAAAATCAATAATTAAATCATCAAAATCAGTTGCAGTGTTAGTATATTTATAACTTACTTCTATAATCATCTGTTTTAAAGTAGCATCTTCATTTGTAATAATTGGCAAAGTGTAGTCAACTGTTGAATTATCACCAAAATAATCATACTCAGATAAATCTTTTTTAGTTGTAAAAGAAATTACATATGAAGCCTGAGACCTCTGATTATCTTCAGAAACCGAATAAATTTTTGCATAATATCTTGTGTTAGGCTTTAAGTTAGATACCTTTAAGCTTGTAGCATTAACTTCTGATTGATATTCTTTATAACTTTGGAAAGTAGGATTATTATCAATTTGAATTATATATGTTCTCCCATCTTCTGATGTTTCCCAAACGAATAGGCAATAATCAATACCAATTTCTTTTATTCCAAAAGCTAAAGGTTCTTTAGGTGGCGGAACATTTGTTGTTCTTGCATATACAGGGTTTGAATACTCTGAATAAATCTTTTGATTATCTTTGATTATATAGCTCCTGATTCTAATACCATATAATGTCGCAGGCTTTAAATCTTTTACAACATAATAGCAAGTATTATTATAGAGATTAATATCCTTGGCTGCAGGAACAAAAGAAGCATCAATTGTTTTCCATGAATTAACATTCTGGGTGTTATCATTTATTTGTATTTCATAATAAACATTATCATAGTATTTCCATTGCACCGAAATATAATTGTAACTAACAGCCAAAACAGTTAAATCATCTACAGTAGGTGGCTTTGATGGAACAACAATTCCCTGTGAAGGTAATGTTGTTGCAAAAGCAACATTAGACGGTTCTGAATAAACCGATTGGTTGTTCACAATTCTATAAGTTCTTAAATAAAATACATATCTTGTATTAGGATTTAAATCAATAAATGTATATTTAATTTTGCCATCAAAATCTATTTGTGGATTTCTTATTGTTTGGCTTTGTTCAGGTAATATTGAAGAAGGATTTGTAATATCCATTCCATAGGTATACTTAGCAACACTAATATTATAAAAAACACTATTGTCAATAATATTTGTTCCAGGTATAAAAATTGGGTCCCATTTTAGTGATACTGTTGTATCTGTATAAGAAGATATATATATTGATTCTGGCACTGTTGGAGGTCCAATTTCACCTGATAATGTATATGATATAGCTATAGATGGAGCAGATTCGGTATAGATATCAGTATTTTTATCATAATCAAAGAATTTTTTCTTTGCAATTACCTTAAAAACATAGACTGTGTTTAATTCAAGGTTAGTAATATCAATTTGGTAATAATTTGTGTCTTTACCATAAACATCTTTTAGAATATCAGAGTCTTTCATTTGATAGTTATTTAAAATTAATTGATAGCTTGAATCAGGTTCAGACAATTTTTTTAAGTAGAAATCATAATAAACATCTGTATCAGTTGGCTTTTTGAAAGTTAATTTTATTTTTGTAGTATCAATAGGAAAGGCATTAAATTCCTCAACCGAAGGAGGATTATACGGCAATACATAAGGATGTACATATAAATCCCTTGACCTTACTGTAATGTTGTTGCCCAAACTATCTAATACATCAACTTGAACTCTAAAGAAAACCTCATCATTTATTCCCACAGACACAAAAAATTCATTTATGTTTCCCGAAACAATCCCTATAAGTTGTGGTATTTGGTTTTGGCTTCCTTTGTATATCTCATATTTGCTATTTGAAGCATTGCTAACGCCAAGCCATTTAAGCCTAACAATTTCGTTATTAAGTCTTACTGCATCAGCTTGTATATATGTAGTAGTCTCAGCAATGTCAAGGTTATCAGGATATCTATATATTATTTCAGAAGGTAAATTTCTTGGCTGGACTTTTACATAATATACACTACTCGGAATTAGATTTACTGCAGTATACTTTAATTTTTTATTTGGTAATATTTCAACTCTACCACCAAGAGGCTGGCTTTGGAGTTGGGTTATTTTGCTTCCATCAATTTGAAACCTTGTTGGTGTAGTAAAACTTATATCTTTTGAAACATATATATCATAGTCGAGTCTAAGATTATTATAGTAAACATCATCCCATACAATATCTATTGAAGATTCTGAGTTTGTAGTAGCTTCAACAAAAATTGGTGTTAAGAATGTTATTGTATTAGAAAAGGCAGAAAAATTAATAACAGTTCCTTGATTATTTGGCAGCTCAGTTATCTTG encodes:
- a CDS encoding fibronectin type III domain-containing protein encodes the protein MKRLISILLLAAFLSINFNYIDFVFADEVFVYPPYQLDIAKLNNKPYIERSTDGTIAVNISWKFDGALTDINYFELYAGDSISALNQRQIVYPNDPYLTYNQSSKTITYKMITLPPNNQKFKSGTVYYARVRSAKITELPNNQGTVINFSAFSNTITFLTPIFVEATTNSESSIDIVWDDVYYNNLRLDYDIYVSKDISFTTPTRFQIDGSKITQLQSQPLGGRVEILPNKKLKYTAVNLIPSSVYYVKVQPRNLPSEIIYRYPDNLDIAETTTYIQADAVRLNNEIVRLKWLGVSNASNSKYEIYKGSQNQIPQLIGIVSGNINEFFVSVGINDEVFFRVQVDVLDSLGNNITVRSRDLYVHPYVLPYNPPSVEEFNAFPIDTTKIKLTFKKPTDTDVYYDFYLKKLSEPDSSYQLILNNYQMKDSDILKDVYGKDTNYYQIDITNLELNTVYVFKVIAKKKFFDYDKNTDIYTESAPSIAISYTLSGEIGPPTVPESIYISSYTDTTVSLKWDPIFIPGTNIIDNSVFYNISVAKYTYGMDITNPSSILPEQSQTIRNPQIDFDGKIKYTFIDLNPNTRYVFYLRTYRIVNNQSVYSEPSNVAFATTLPSQGIVVPSKPPTVDDLTVLAVSYNYISVQWKYYDNVYYEIQINDNTQNVNSWKTIDASFVPAAKDINLYNNTCYYVVKDLKPATLYGIRIRSYIIKDNQKIYSEYSNPVYARTTNVPPPKEPLAFGIKEIGIDYCLFVWETSEDGRTYIIQIDNNPTFQSYKEYQSEVNATSLKVSNLKPNTRYYAKIYSVSEDNQRSQASYVISFTTKKDLSEYDYFGDNSTVDYTLPIITNEDATLKQMIIEVSYKYTNTATDFDDLIIDFTKRNDSSIRRFTFKVRLDVLKSVISLNKTVLIKLDDSTISFSPQAIDVDVLKKLSSQSNLSKVYVQLSFIKNPDYLIFPNKASNIYDVDFSVNDNIKKINVDYFNKAIDVTLNSLIKSKKTYPNLFNKTLAKWDRLLNYIQKDSSYNFKLSNPQAFVLEKSDYYNDIITSKYAMNIYELLDRYNNDDTNASLQPTKGVTRNELATYLVYFATYKRLGSFTKDNMLVSKAIKAGIIDSSSDNMLTKQEAVDILVRFYEIYTSNIITVKDNIGINLNNVEENYQESIKKASSKGWLFEKSVFPANEIATREYILGLLNRILKEVD